The DNA window CGCTTCTCTCACCGACTCGGGCAAACGCAGCAGACGCAGCGTATTACTAATTGCCGCTACCGATTTACCGCCAACCCTGTGGCCAATCTGATCAAGCGTCAGGTTGAATTGATCACGAAGCTTGAGGTATGCCGTGGCGGTTTCCAGGACATTGAGGTCTTTGCGTTGCAAATTTTCTATTAGCGAAAGTTCAAGTTTGTGCTGGTTGGACAATGTTCGGATGATTGCAGGAATTTTATCGAGACCGGCTCGTTTTGCGGCATGGTATCGCCGCTCGCCGGCAACAATCATGTAACCATCCCCATACGGGCGTACCACAATCGGCTGCAAAATGCCATGAGCTTTGATCGATTCTGCCAGCTCATCAAGCGATACATCATCAAACATTCGACGTGGCTGTTCTGGGTCGGGCGTAATCACTGCGAGTCGCAAATGGCGTAAATCACTCATTTTTTCGTCTTGCGCCGCAGTCGGATCAAATTCCTCGTCGAGTAGTTCTGTCGGAATGAGTGAATCAAAACCTCTTCCTAATCCCATTTTTTTAGCTGACACGTTCTATCACCTCCTTGGTTACCGCTTTGTACGCACGCGCACCCTTACTCCAACGATCATACACGCCGATCGGCGCACCATGACTCGGTGCTTCAGCCAAACGGACATTCCGTGGAATAATCGTTTTGAAAACTTTAGCGGGAAAGTGCTTATTGATTTCCGCCAGCACCTGGCCTGAAAGTGATGTACGACTATCTACCATTGTCGGCAGCACACCTATGAGGTCAAGTGTTGGGTTCAGGTTTTTACGGATTAGCTTCATGGTTTCAAGCAGCTGACCAAGACCCTCAAGTGCATAGAATTCAGCCTGCACCGGCAACAGTACGTAGCGCGCTGCAATCAGCCCATTCACCGTCAGCAAACTAAGACTGGGCGGACTGTCGACAATGATATATTCATAATCTTGCGCACCAGATTCGATCGCTTGCTTGAGGCGCGTAAAACGATGACTAGCTTGAGCAAGCTCCACTTCTGTATTCGCAAGCACGGGAGTTGAGGGCGCAATAGATAGGTTTTTGTGCTCCGTGGTCACGATGATATCGGCCAGAGTGTGTGTACCCATAACAACATCTGCCATCGTTAGCGAAAGGTTTTGCTTGTCAATACCAAGGCCGCTCGTAGCATTACCCTGCGGGTCAAAGTCAACCAATAAAGTTTTATGACCAAACTTAGCTAGATAGTAAGCAACATTAATTGCGGTAGTCGTTTTACCGACCCCGCCCTTTTGATTTGTCACTGCAATAACAGTAGTCACGTGTTGATTTCCCTCGCTTCTTTCTAGTACCAGTATACCATGCACTACAAGTGTGTAGGGATATGCATTTTTATTATGTATACTGTGTAGAGCATATGCCACATAGTCCGTTCGTAGTTCGACTACTCTTTTACAGTATACTCTTTGTTGTGACTGTAACTAGTGTACTAATCATCACAGGCAATCAACTGCCCGCCCGTCAAGCTGCTATCTATCCCTATCAGCGAGTTACGCAGGCCACTGCACCACTACACCCACTCCTCGTGTTCGATAGTGAGCATTACTACAACATCGCCGCCTACGGATATCAATCATACCCTATGAACCAAGCGTTCTTTCCGCTCTATCCATTGTTAGTACGAGGACTCTCCTACATCACAAGTACCCATATCGCTATGTTAGTTATTAGTGCCATCTGTATCCCACTGTCGGCTATTTTTCTTTTTTTGTGGGCGCGAGTTGAACTACGCCTGAGAGGATATGGCAACAACCGCACTCCATTTAGGATGCTGCTTCTGATCGCCATCTTTCCTACGTCCTTTTTTCTCGTCATGGGTTACAATGAGAGCTTATTTATATTTCTTTCTGCAGCGTCGTTATACTTTTATCGCACCGACCGTCCATGGCTAGCAGGCATATTCGCCGCATTCAGTACGGCAACTCGAGTCCAGGGATGTATGATCGTGTTGGTGTTTCTGCTTGAATACCTACTAGCGAAGCAGTGGTATGATCGCTACAAGCTGATTCCACTTCTTATGGCACCACTAGGGATCGTTGCGTTCATGGCATATCAATGGCAGGTTTTTGGAAACCCCGTTGCGTTTGTGACCGCACAGCATCTTTGGGGTAAATTTTCTGACAACTACCTATATTCGATCGCCAGCTCCATCTCGCCCTCATATATTTTTTTCTACATCCCAATTTTGGCGTTCATGCTCTACCTAACTTACAAAAAACTCGGTGCCGTATGGCTCACTTATTGTGTTGCGCCATTTCTACTTTGCATAGTCTCGGGATCACTCGTCAGTATCAACCGTTATGCACTTTCGGCGTTTCCTCTTTTTCTTGCACTCGCAATCTACCTACCAACAATAAAACAACCCTTGCAGATTGGTCTTATATTCACCTGCGTAATCGGACTGCTCATGAATATTTCGCTAGTGTGCAATACAATCTTCATTGGATAACAAACAGACGCCCGTCCAGGCGTCTGATGTATAACGAAAACTCAATGAGCTACTTAATAGATACGACTTCGAGCTTTGTGTATTTCTGTCGGTGACCAGTCTGCGTGTTGACTCGCTTCTTACTCTTGTAACGAATAACGCGGAGCTTTTCGCCGGCAACTTTTGGTTCTAGTACCTTTGTTTTTACTTTCACACCCTTGACAAATGGTGAACCAATTATGGTCTTGTCACCATCAATCACGAGAAGTGCGTCGAGATCGAGCTCTTTTGTGCCTTCAGGGAGGAGGTCCACCATGAGGGTCTCTTTTTCAGCGACAATGTATTGCTTGCCACTGATTTTCACGACTGCTTTCATCAAATTTCCTTTTAACGTTATTGTTATCAAATAGGTATTGTACCAGAGGTAGCACGGTTTTGCAATAGACTAGCCGATTGTTCTAATCGTTACTGAAGTCAAACCAAGTGGGATCTTGCTTAAGATCGGCTTCGACACCATTCCAAAACTCGTCGAGTCCGACGACATCGGGTGTTTCCTCGAGACGTATTATATCGTCGTCACGCTCAGTTTGAGCCGCCTTTAGCAGCTCATCATTGTCGTCAGTTACCGGGCTAAGCGTCAGTCGGCTTGGCGGCAAGAGGTTTGGAAATTCAAGGTGGTGGGTTCGTTTTAGATGAAGCATGGTGTGTGTTCTTAAGTGTGTGTCAGTATAATAGCATAAACACAATAGTAAGTCAATAGCTCCGTACCAGTCCACCACCTTTGGAACATAAAGACAGGCTCCCGTAAGCTGTAGTTACACTACTAATTATAGATAGGAGGCCTATCTATGGCCTATTCCACCAACCCTAATATTACCCCATTTGGCGCTGGAAACGTAAGTAGGAGACTCGTAACCAAATGATGTAGCGATACAACTTCAACCGACCAGCTCGCCAGAAGACAATAAAGCTACAGATTGAGGTAGTCTGGCGCCACCCCGTCACCGCCCTTGAGACTTCTGTGAGCTTGAGCCACATCAAGCAGATCCTCCGCCACCATCCACTGCATGGACAGCGCGAGGAGACCAAGAGTGAAAATAGATAACCCAAAACGATCAATATGTCACCTGACCTGGTGAACTTGTCCAGACTGACACCATCCACCATGTCGATCCGTACACTAGAAAAAGGCTGTATTACTAACCTATTCACCATGATGACACACGTCATCCTGGCTCCAAAGCTTTACGCAACAAATGCACAGATCGGGACGCAAACTAGGCATAATCGGTTACACCAACCAAACGACAATGCACACATTGAACGTTTTAACTGCACTATCTGACAGAATACATAGGATATCACCGGAACAGAAGCGTACCACTCCCGTCCCAGCAAGCCAAGTTAGACACTTGGCTTGAGTACCACAATACAAGATGTGTACACTTAGGGATACGGCTTAGGACACCCCAACAAATGTTGCAAAGGTATTGAACTCTGTACAGAGGTAGGTTTTTCGCTTTCACGCTCATCAATCTTTTCTCAAACGCAGCGTATGCAGAATACGCCCCATGCGCTGACATGGTGACACGACACGCACGTCTCCGTTGCCCAAGCGCGACAATGGTTCCCACATAGAGTGATTTAGCAGAACAGTGCGAGAACAACTGGTGCCAGACAAGGTCTGCCAATGCTTAGTCTAGTACTTTGGGAGGTCGTTCTGTAAGATAAAATGCACTATCGATTAAGACCGCCGCAACCAGTTGTAGGTTCTCCGCATCAAACCTACAACCCCTAGAACAGTGATACCCAAAGCCATTGCTACTATCATGTGGAAGTCTATGCCTGTCGGCGCCAATGATGCAGTGGTATTCAGTGTCATCGAAGCAACAATACTCTCCCCAAGCGTGTTCCCAGCAAGAATCTGCGTCTCATAGCTGACATTAGACTGTAAATTAGATAATGTTACAGAAAGAACATTACCGGCAACTTGGATCGTCGTCCATATCGAGGTACCAAATACACGATACATGATCTTGTAGTAATCAACACCAGCAGAACCAACATGTTGCGGCGCTGCCCACGAGATAGTTGCCGCAGTCGAACTACTCATGGTAGTAGCGATACTAAGCGGGGCACTCGGTATGATTGGTGCACTCCAGACGGAGATCTTTGAAGGGCGCATCCCGGTATTTAGGTCTTGATCGGCCACATACACATTGCCGTCGTCGTCAGTCACTACCCCCCATGAAGGCAAAAGTTCGTTCTGGAGGACACCAAACCGACCAAACTGCGAGAGATACGTGCCGTCGGCAGCAAACTTCTGAACTCGCACTACGTACAAGCCATTGTCGGCATCGGTATCATAGCCCGAATCAACCACGAGAATTCGACCCTCAGAATCAACCGTCAGACCTGATGCTCCGGTAAACTGCCCATCGCCTTTTCCAGTTGTTCCCCATTGAGTGACATAGGTACCGTCATTTGTAAATTTCTGAACCCGGTTTAAGATGTAGTCACTAACGTAGACATTACCAGCCTTATCTATAGCGATAGAGATTGGATCTTCGAACTGGCCATTGCTATTGCCTTGCGTGCCAAACTGGCGGAGATAAGCGCCGTTTTGGTCAAAGACCTGGATACGATGATTACCTACATCAGTAACGAAGATGTGACCCGACGAGTCAAACGCGATACCTTCGGGACTAATAAATTGGCCGTTACCGGTACCAAAACTTCCAAACTGCCGGATATAGGCACCACCAGCGTCAAACACTTGCACTCTACTATTACCGCTGTCAACGACGTATAGCTCGCTGTTAGGGGCAAGAGCAAGACCCATTGGAGATTCGAGCCGTCCATCACTACTGCCGCTGCTCCCGATAACCCGTAGTAGACCTCCGCCTGATCGATAAACCTTGACGTTATCCCATCGGATATCAGCAACATAGATAGTACCTGCAGAGTCTCGATCAATATCGCTCGGGTCACAGAGATTGGTCGCTAGCGCAGCTGGGTCATCGAAGACAAACTGGTCGAGGTATGTACCATTACTATCAAATTTCTGAATACGGTTGTTGTCCATATCAGCTACATAGATATTGCCGCTTGAGTCTGTGGCAATACTCTCAACTCCGCTGAACTGGCCGTTACCCGTACCGAAACTTCCAAACTGGCTGAGGTATGTACCATTACTATCAAATTTCTGGATACGGTTGTTACCGGTGTCAACCACGTAGATATTGCCTGCAGCACTAACAGTCACTCCGTGAGGAAATGAGAACTGGCCGTTGCCTGAACCGACTGAACCAAACTGGTCGAGGTATGTACCATTACTATCAAATTTCTGAATACGGTTGTTGTCCATATCAGCTACATAGATATTGCCGCTTGAGTCTGTGGCAATACTCTCAACTCCGCTGAACTGGCCGTTACCCGTACCGAAACTTCCAAACTGGCTGAGGTATGTACCATTACTATCAAATTTCTGGATACGGTTGTTACCGGTGTCAACCACGTAGATATTGCCTGCAGCACTAACAGTCACTCCGTGAGGAAATGAGAACTGGCCGTTGCCTGAACCGACTGAACCAAACTGGTCGAGGTATGTACCATTACTATCAAATTTCTGAATACGGTTGTTGTCCATATCAGCTACATAGATATTGCCGCTTGAGTCTGTGGCAATATCTTCTGGGAACGAAAATTGGCCGTTGATAACACCTTCTCCCCCGAAACTCCCACTACTACTACCATCGGTGCCCATGATGACAACTTCATTCATGAAAGTAGACGCGTATAGCTTTCCGTCGTAATATGCAATGCTTCGCGGTCGAAAAATGTTATTCGGGCATCCGTGCGTACCGATATTTCGTTGCCACGTATAGGTATCTTGCGGTGCGGCCGCAGATACCATAGCCACCATCTGGTTTGCAATAACTAACCCGATAACAAATACCCGAACGGCTTGACCTATGCCCCTTCGAAGCACATGCTTATGTAGAAGTACACGCATATGTGGTAATCACCCTCCATCTCCCTCTGTGTATCTTATATTTTTGTTCTTGGTGGAATTGTGATTAAGTATAGCATAAGAATTAACTGCGAACAAATCTGGCATTACATCGCAACAGTACTGGAGGTATGGGCGAGTCTTACAGTGTCAAACGTATTCTCCGTCGTCATAACTGCTTTGACTGTACGAGGAAAGATCAGAGCCATATAAAACAATCCGGGACACGCCCAGGAGACACTCGAGGCCCGGCATGATAGCCATATTTTCATTGTTCCCACGAGAAATTGGTATGCCCAAAGTGGCCATAGCGTGCTGTCTCTTCATACACCAGACGACGGAGATCGAGTGCAGTAATAATACCCCGCGGGCTAAGATCATAGCCTTCGACGACTTCTTGTACGCCGTCGATTGTCACCGTCGCTTCAAGTGGCTGATCATAACCTATGGCATACGCCAGGTGACAAAACACTTCATGAGCACCACGTTTCTTCAGATAGTCACGTGCGATCTTGCGAGCCATATAGGCGGCACTACGATCGACCTTGCTCGGATCTTTGCCACTAAAGCACCCACCCCCAATAGGTATGCTTGGGCCGTAGTTGTCGACAACCAATTTACGCCCAGTCAGACCGGCATCAGCATCAAATCCACCCTGGTGCCAATCACCCGCAGGGTTGGCATGAATGACAAGGTTGTCGCTACAGGTAGCTCTTGTCTCACTCTGAGCCCAGGCTTCAACAGCCGCCTTCAGCTCATCATGTGGAGCGTTTTGAAAACTTGCAACCAAAGCAGTGATCTGACCATCTTTGAGTGTCACCTGTGTCTTGCCGTCAAACGGCCAGCGCTCATACAAATATTGGTTGAGGCTGCGACTGAGAACGACTTCAAGCGGCAACAATTCCTCTGTTTCACTACACGCATACCCCACCATGATACCTTGGTCGCCCGCACCGCCAGTATCAACGCCCTGTGCAATCTCTGGGCTTTGCTTTACTAAATGAACGGTCAGTTCGACACCACCAGCAATTCGCGTCACAATCGGCTCAATCTCTGGATGTTCGGTGCTAGTGACTTCACCGGTAATAAATACTTTGCCATGTCCACCAACTGTTTCCACGGCCACGCGAGCGGTCGGATCTTTTGCTAGATAGGCATCCAGTATTGCATCCGATATTTGATCACATAATTTATCTGGGTGCTTTGGTGAAACTGATTCAGCTGTTCGAAATCGACTCATTGTCGTTACTTCTCCTTATTTTTTATACGTTTGAAAACAAAAATCCGCCTGGCAAGCAGACGGATTTATAAAACACTTCGCGTCATATCTTCCCCTTTTTGCTGGGCTGAATGAAAGCACCTTGCTCCGTACGAGAAACTGGTTGCTAGCGGTTCATCGAGTCAGATCTCTCCCCGCTTCTTGATACTTCATAAAACTGATAATGTACTGTGTCTACTATAGCCTTAGCGAAGCATTTTGGCAACGTGATGTTCGTTGATACCGTTTGTTAAGTTGGTAAAACCGTGCGCCTTGAGCAGCTGTATGCACGTGTTTGATCGCTGACCGCTGCGACAATAGAGAATGATCGGTTGATCCTTGCTGACATCAACCAATTGTGGCGGCAGCGTACCACGCATGAATTGCATAGTCGATATATTGATCGCTCCAGGTACATGACTTGAAGCAAATTCAGCTGGTTCTCGTGTGTCGATGACGATTGGTTTCATGATGTAAGTCCCACTATACGGTTATTTGCCCTCAGCCATCCATCAACACTGCCGCATTCCATATACTCACCATTAACTGTACCAACGATCACTTTTTTGCCACTATCAACATAACGGTTTATTACGTCAATAATAAAATATTCCCCCGTTTTGGGATCGACTGGTATCGACTGAGATAGTTCAAAAATCTCTTTGTTGAATAAGTAGAAGCCCGAGTTATTCAGGTTGCTTGGTGCATCCTCGACAGATGGCTTTTCTACTATTCTCACATAGTTATCCTCGCCGTCTTTTTCGATAATACCAAATTTTGAAACGTCTTCAGGAGCAACTGGATTACCAAATAAGCCCACTTCTGCATTGCTATCAGACACAAGCCTTATGAGATCAGCCGCATTTGACCCACCATCCTCACGGTAGAAAAATTGGTCACCGTTCATATAGAGCACATGCTCACTTGGATCAACGAATTCATTAACCATCGCTGCTGGGACGGCGGTACCGTATTTACCCGTACTCGGCTGCATAATAAAGTGTGTCTTTACATCCGTCATAGGCGCGACAAGCGACAACAGATCACTCCGCTGCTTACGGCGTAGATAGTCATTAAGGGGTATATTGGAACGATAGTAACTCTGAAGCTGTGAACTCTGTTCGCCAACCACAAAATAGATATCTTTGATACCGGCGCTGACTATATCACGTACTACAAAATCAATGACTGGCCGTGTACCGATCGGGAGCATACACTTTTCTATAGACTTAGTAATCGGCAACATCCTCGTACCCCATCCTGCCACCATGATAATCGCCTTCGTCACGTTCATATGTATCTCTTTGCCTCCTTTTATTATCGCACTGTCAGCGCGATCGTCAGTTTTGCTTTTTCCACGTTTACTTCAGTTTGATAACCTTCGGTAACTTCTGCAAATGCTACAGCGAGTGTTTCAGCCTGAATCGTATCTGCATGTTCGTCAATTGCCTTTTTTAACTCTTCATCGTCAGTCGCAAGATGTAGTATGATGCGATCATCGACGTTGAGTCCGGCATTTTTGCGGGCAGCCTGGACGTAGCGGATGACTTCACGCATCAGTCCTTCTCGCTTCAGTTCTGGGGTGAGTGTCTCGTCGATTTTCACCGCGTCGCCAGTTTTTACCTCTTTGACGTTCACCTCATCGGTGAGGATGCTGACGAAATCAACATGTTCGCCAAGTGACGGTACCGTCACACTTGAGAGTGGTTGGCGGACTTTCAGCCCAGCCTTAGCGCGCAAACTCAATGCTTCGTTGACGTAGCCGCGCACTGTCTCCATGTCGTTCATGACGAGCTCGTCGACACGACCGGCTGGCAGCCAATCTTTGAGGTGGATCGATTCGTCATCACCCGTCAAATTGTGATACAACTCCTCAGCCAGGAATGGTGTAAATGGCGCTAGTACATACGCAAGCCTCACCAGCACATAGTGCAATGTGCGGTACGCCATCGCCTTGTCGTCGTCATCTTCACTCTTCCAAAACCGCCGACGACTACGCCGCACAAACCAGTTACTCGCGTCGTCGATGAACGGTAAGATCGGGCTCATGGCATCAGGTAAATTGTAAGCGTCCATATGCTTCTCAACCTCAGCTACGAGCTGATGTAACCGACTAATAATCCATATATCCAACGGATTTTTTAACCCCTCTAACACCTCTCCACGACTATATAAAGGAGTCTCCTTTATACTCTTTATATCCCATTGCCAGTCGTCGGCTTCGGCGTAGAGCGTGAAGAAGTCATACATATTCCAGATCATGCTGAGTTTGCGCGCCACGTCACCCACTTCTTTGTCCTGCAGTGCGAAATCTTCGCCGCTGAGAAGTGGGCTCGATAACAGTAGGTAGCGCAAAGAGTCAGCCGAAAACTTATCCATCAGCTCATTGGGGTCAGTGTAATTGCCATAGCTCTTGCTCATCTTGCGGCCGTCGTTGCCCGCCACGTTGCCGGTCACGATAACATTTTTGAAAGCATGCGTACCAAATAGCGCTACGTTAACCGCGTGGACATAGTAAAACCATGCGCGAACTTGACCGATGTATTCGACGATGAAATCACCCGGGAAATTTTCTTCAAATTTTTGCTTGTTTTCAAACGGATAGTGAAACTGTGCGAATGGCATACTGCCGCTCTCAAACCAACAATCAATCACCTTGTCGATGCGATGATACTCTTCGCCGTCAATGCTAAATGTCACGTCGTCTATCCACGGTCGGTGATAATCCGCTAACTCAACACCCGATAATTCTTTGAGCTCAGCATAGCTACCGACAACTTTTACCTTGCCCGACTCGCTCTTCCAGACTGGCATAGCAGTCGCCCAGAAGCGGTCGCGGCTGAGGTTCCAATCTGGTGCTTGCTCGACCGTCTTAGCAAAGCGGCCATTTTTGACATGCGGCGGAAACCAGTTGATCGGACCGTTTTCCTCGAGCATCTGCTCGCGCTGGCAATCGATGTCCATAAACCAACTCGGGTGTGCGCGGTACATGAGCTTCGTGCCGCAGCGGTGACAATGCGGGTATGAGTGGCGAATATAATCAATCTTCCACACCACACCGCGCTCGTGCAGGTCTTTAGCAATCGTCTTGTTGGTCGCCCAGACGTTTTCGCCCGTCCAATCGCCTTCGGTGAAGAGCCCATTCTCATCGATAGTATGCACGATCGGTATACCGTTTTCTTTGGCGAGTACAAAGTCTTCTTCACCATAGGCCGGTGCGATATGAACAATCCCCGTACCGTCCTCGTGGCTGACATAGGGAGCCGACCAAACCTTGTGCGCATTCTCGCCGCGATCAACAAACAGCGGCTCATACGATCGCCCGACAAGTTCTTTGCCTTTGAATTCTCGAATAATCGTATACTCAAGCGGGTGATGTTTTTCATCACGCATGACCTTGTCCAACAGTTCTTTCGCAAGTATCAAACGTTCCCCGCCCTGCTCAACTTCGACATAAGTCAGTTTCTCATTCACCGCCACAGCCGTATTTGCTGGCAATGTCCATGGCGTCGTCGTCCATGCGAGTAGGCATGGCTCATTGATCTTATCATCAACAATTTTGCCATCAACTAATTCTTTCACCCGCTTCTCAACTTCGATAAAAGCAGATCGACTAGCCAATAGTCGGCTTTCCCGATCATCAACCATACCGGGATCCTTGATATCCCACCATATAACGTTCTCCCCAACCAACCAACCTGGCGTCTGCCAATGCTCTGCCATATTTACAATCAAGTCGTACCCTTTAATCATATCGGACGACAGTTTATTTCGAGGAGCATCAGAAATATCAATTCCAAGCTTTTCCAGAATTGTAAGTTTAGCCGTTGATTCATATGCCTTGCCCAGCTCTTCTGTCTTCTTTTTCTCAAGTTCGGCGATCGTTCCTTCACGAAATTCTTTTCCATAACCTGTTGCGACACCATCAGCATTTGCACTCTCTGTAAGCTGGTTATAGATGACTCGTGCCATTTGTGATCGTCCTATATTCTCACAGCATACGAATAAGACTCTTGAGTGTGGCGTTAACTGAATGTTTTTTTGTTGTGAGGCATCATCTT is part of the Candidatus Saccharibacteria bacterium genome and encodes:
- a CDS encoding ParB/RepB/Spo0J family partition protein, whose protein sequence is MSAKKMGLGRGFDSLIPTELLDEEFDPTAAQDEKMSDLRHLRLAVITPDPEQPRRMFDDVSLDELAESIKAHGILQPIVVRPYGDGYMIVAGERRYHAAKRAGLDKIPAIIRTLSNQHKLELSLIENLQRKDLNVLETATAYLKLRDQFNLTLDQIGHRVGGKSVAAISNTLRLLRLPESVREALADGLLREGQARPLIGLEVDVIEKVLPRILQEEWSSRAIEQYVNRIKAGDQPIRKTSEVMLHQQDAEMFQRRFKAPVSIRTSAKGSGQIVIRFTNNADFARLAKLLKRL
- a CDS encoding ParA family protein, with the translated sequence MTTVIAVTNQKGGVGKTTTAINVAYYLAKFGHKTLLVDFDPQGNATSGLGIDKQNLSLTMADVVMGTHTLADIIVTTEHKNLSIAPSTPVLANTEVELAQASHRFTRLKQAIESGAQDYEYIIVDSPPSLSLLTVNGLIAARYVLLPVQAEFYALEGLGQLLETMKLIRKNLNPTLDLIGVLPTMVDSRTSLSGQVLAEINKHFPAKVFKTIIPRNVRLAEAPSHGAPIGVYDRWSKGARAYKAVTKEVIERVS
- the rplU gene encoding 50S ribosomal protein L21; this translates as MKAVVKISGKQYIVAEKETLMVDLLPEGTKELDLDALLVIDGDKTIIGSPFVKGVKVKTKVLEPKVAGEKLRVIRYKSKKRVNTQTGHRQKYTKLEVVSIK
- a CDS encoding 6-bladed beta-propeller; translation: MRVLLHKHVLRRGIGQAVRVFVIGLVIANQMVAMVSAAAPQDTYTWQRNIGTHGCPNNIFRPRSIAYYDGKLYASTFMNEVVIMGTDGSSSGSFGGEGVINGQFSFPEDIATDSSGNIYVADMDNNRIQKFDSNGTYLDQFGSVGSGNGQFSFPHGVTVSAAGNIYVVDTGNNRIQKFDSNGTYLSQFGSFGTGNGQFSGVESIATDSSGNIYVADMDNNRIQKFDSNGTYLDQFGSVGSGNGQFSFPHGVTVSAAGNIYVVDTGNNRIQKFDSNGTYLSQFGSFGTGNGQFSGVESIATDSSGNIYVADMDNNRIQKFDSNGTYLDQFVFDDPAALATNLCDPSDIDRDSAGTIYVADIRWDNVKVYRSGGGLLRVIGSSGSSDGRLESPMGLALAPNSELYVVDSGNSRVQVFDAGGAYIRQFGSFGTGNGQFISPEGIAFDSSGHIFVTDVGNHRIQVFDQNGAYLRQFGTQGNSNGQFEDPISIAIDKAGNVYVSDYILNRVQKFTNDGTYVTQWGTTGKGDGQFTGASGLTVDSEGRILVVDSGYDTDADNGLYVVRVQKFAADGTYLSQFGRFGVLQNELLPSWGVVTDDDGNVYVADQDLNTGMRPSKISVWSAPIIPSAPLSIATTMSSSTAATISWAAPQHVGSAGVDYYKIMYRVFGTSIWTTIQVAGNVLSVTLSNLQSNVSYETQILAGNTLGESIVASMTLNTTASLAPTGIDFHMIVAMALGITVLGVVGLMRRTYNWLRRS
- a CDS encoding methionine adenosyltransferase domain-containing protein, yielding MSRFRTAESVSPKHPDKLCDQISDAILDAYLAKDPTARVAVETVGGHGKVFITGEVTSTEHPEIEPIVTRIAGGVELTVHLVKQSPEIAQGVDTGGAGDQGIMVGYACSETEELLPLEVVLSRSLNQYLYERWPFDGKTQVTLKDGQITALVASFQNAPHDELKAAVEAWAQSETRATCSDNLVIHANPAGDWHQGGFDADAGLTGRKLVVDNYGPSIPIGGGCFSGKDPSKVDRSAAYMARKIARDYLKKRGAHEVFCHLAYAIGYDQPLEATVTIDGVQEVVEGYDLSPRGIITALDLRRLVYEETARYGHFGHTNFSWEQ
- a CDS encoding rhodanese-like domain-containing protein, which translates into the protein MKPIVIDTREPAEFASSHVPGAINISTMQFMRGTLPPQLVDVSKDQPIILYCRSGQRSNTCIQLLKAHGFTNLTNGINEHHVAKMLR
- a CDS encoding NTP transferase domain-containing protein, producing the protein MNVTKAIIMVAGWGTRMLPITKSIEKCMLPIGTRPVIDFVVRDIVSAGIKDIYFVVGEQSSQLQSYYRSNIPLNDYLRRKQRSDLLSLVAPMTDVKTHFIMQPSTGKYGTAVPAAMVNEFVDPSEHVLYMNGDQFFYREDGGSNAADLIRLVSDSNAEVGLFGNPVAPEDVSKFGIIEKDGEDNYVRIVEKPSVEDAPSNLNNSGFYLFNKEIFELSQSIPVDPKTGEYFIIDVINRYVDSGKKVIVGTVNGEYMECGSVDGWLRANNRIVGLTS
- a CDS encoding class I tRNA ligase family protein is translated as MKFKANTRRKAIEYEKDWVQRWKADKTFEKSVENRSKDNSYVFYDGPPFISGNPHHGTLLSSIVKDAIPRYQTMKGKRVERVWGWDCHGLPAERFTEKKLGINSREEVFDYGLEKYIIACRNNMVQTSGEWEDVVDRIGRWVDFKGAYKTMDKDYMESVWWAFKELYDKGKIYEGEKVLMYCTLDATPLSKAEVTMDAGAYQDVTDPSVYVKFKLKDDASQQKNIQLTPHSRVLFVCCENIGRSQMARVIYNQLTESANADGVATGYGKEFREGTIAELEKKKTEELGKAYESTAKLTILEKLGIDISDAPRNKLSSDMIKGYDLIVNMAEHWQTPGWLVGENVIWWDIKDPGMVDDRESRLLASRSAFIEVEKRVKELVDGKIVDDKINEPCLLAWTTTPWTLPANTAVAVNEKLTYVEVEQGGERLILAKELLDKVMRDEKHHPLEYTIIREFKGKELVGRSYEPLFVDRGENAHKVWSAPYVSHEDGTGIVHIAPAYGEEDFVLAKENGIPIVHTIDENGLFTEGDWTGENVWATNKTIAKDLHERGVVWKIDYIRHSYPHCHRCGTKLMYRAHPSWFMDIDCQREQMLEENGPINWFPPHVKNGRFAKTVEQAPDWNLSRDRFWATAMPVWKSESGKVKVVGSYAELKELSGVELADYHRPWIDDVTFSIDGEEYHRIDKVIDCWFESGSMPFAQFHYPFENKQKFEENFPGDFIVEYIGQVRAWFYYVHAVNVALFGTHAFKNVIVTGNVAGNDGRKMSKSYGNYTDPNELMDKFSADSLRYLLLSSPLLSGEDFALQDKEVGDVARKLSMIWNMYDFFTLYAEADDWQWDIKSIKETPLYSRGEVLEGLKNPLDIWIISRLHQLVAEVEKHMDAYNLPDAMSPILPFIDDASNWFVRRSRRRFWKSEDDDDKAMAYRTLHYVLVRLAYVLAPFTPFLAEELYHNLTGDDESIHLKDWLPAGRVDELVMNDMETVRGYVNEALSLRAKAGLKVRQPLSSVTVPSLGEHVDFVSILTDEVNVKEVKTGDAVKIDETLTPELKREGLMREVIRYVQAARKNAGLNVDDRIILHLATDDEELKKAIDEHADTIQAETLAVAFAEVTEGYQTEVNVEKAKLTIALTVR